The following coding sequences lie in one uncultured Bacteroides sp. genomic window:
- a CDS encoding rhomboid family intramembrane serine protease, protein MGHIITDLKENFKRGNIYIQLIYINGGVFILTSLLLVFLRLFNRSGANILLYAEMPASLPNFMYQPWSIFTYMFMHADFLHILFNMLWLYWFGQLFLYFFSAKHLRGLYILGGIFGAAIYMLSFNLFPFFSDSIEHSYMLGASASVLAIVVATAYREPEYQVRLLLFGSIRLKYIALFMILSDLLFITSENAGGHIAHLGGALAGLWFAASLKKGHDVTAWINKILDWLISLFVGNALKTRKKPKMSVHYNDNMRNKDYDYNAQKKAQNDEVDRILDKLKKSGYESLTTEEKKSLFDASKR, encoded by the coding sequence ATGGGACATATTATTACTGATTTAAAGGAAAATTTTAAGAGAGGAAATATTTATATCCAGCTTATTTATATTAATGGGGGGGTGTTTATTCTCACTTCTTTGTTGCTGGTTTTTCTCAGATTGTTTAATCGCAGTGGTGCGAATATTCTTTTGTATGCAGAGATGCCGGCTTCTTTGCCAAACTTCATGTATCAGCCATGGAGTATTTTTACGTATATGTTCATGCATGCCGATTTTCTGCATATTCTTTTTAATATGCTTTGGCTTTATTGGTTTGGTCAGCTTTTCCTCTACTTTTTCTCAGCCAAACATTTACGTGGATTATATATTCTAGGTGGCATTTTCGGAGCGGCTATTTATATGCTGTCTTTTAATTTATTTCCGTTTTTTAGTGATTCGATAGAGCATTCTTATATGTTGGGAGCTTCAGCTTCTGTGCTTGCCATTGTGGTTGCCACTGCTTACCGGGAACCAGAGTATCAGGTTCGTCTGCTTCTTTTTGGATCGATAAGATTGAAATATATTGCTCTGTTTATGATTCTTTCTGACCTTCTTTTCATTACTTCCGAAAACGCAGGTGGCCATATTGCTCATTTGGGTGGGGCACTTGCCGGATTGTGGTTCGCTGCAAGTTTAAAGAAGGGACACGATGTGACAGCCTGGATAAACAAGATACTTGACTGGCTTATTTCCTTATTCGTCGGTAATGCTCTTAAAACAAGAAAGAAACCAAAAATGTCGGTGCATTATAACGATAATATGAGGAACAAGGATTATGATTATAACGCACAAAAGAAAGCTCAGAATGATGAAGTGGACCGGATTCTGGATAAACTAAAAAAATCCGGATATGAGAGTTTGACTACTGAAGAGAAGAAAAGCCTGTTTGATGCAAGTAAAAGATAG
- a CDS encoding rhomboid family intramembrane serine protease codes for MPPVTKNLIIINVLFFLGGAVATKYGFELSDYLGLHFFMSENFNPAQLISYMFMHAGFTHLFFNMFAVWMFGRILEQIWGPKRFLFYYIACGIGAGLVQELVQYIHYIIELSANTSVKTPEGLVISMQQYLNMMAPTVGASGAVYAILLAFGMLFPNEKMFIIPFPFPIKAKYFVAGYAVVELMEGIANSPADNVAHFAHLGGMVFGFILIMYWRKKKNKGNNGTYYY; via the coding sequence ATGCCACCAGTAACCAAAAACCTGATAATAATAAACGTATTGTTCTTTTTAGGAGGAGCTGTTGCAACCAAATATGGATTTGAATTATCTGATTATCTTGGTTTGCATTTTTTTATGTCTGAGAACTTCAATCCTGCTCAGTTAATCTCTTATATGTTTATGCATGCAGGGTTCACGCATCTGTTTTTTAATATGTTTGCCGTATGGATGTTTGGACGCATTTTGGAACAGATCTGGGGACCAAAACGTTTCCTTTTTTATTATATTGCTTGTGGTATTGGTGCCGGACTTGTTCAGGAATTGGTTCAGTACATTCATTACATAATTGAGCTCTCTGCTAATACTTCGGTGAAAACTCCTGAAGGACTTGTTATTTCAATGCAGCAGTACCTGAATATGATGGCGCCAACCGTTGGAGCTTCGGGAGCCGTTTATGCTATTCTTCTGGCATTTGGGATGTTGTTTCCGAATGAGAAGATGTTTATTATACCTTTCCCATTCCCTATTAAAGCGAAGTATTTTGTTGCAGGATATGCTGTGGTTGAGCTAATGGAAGGAATAGCAAATAGTCCGGCAGATAATGTGGCCCATTTCGCTCATTTAGGTGGTATGGTTTTTGGCTTTATACTGATAATGTATTGGAGAAAGAAGAAAAATAAAGGCAACAATGGGACATATTATTACTGA
- a CDS encoding HU family DNA-binding protein: MNKAELINAIAAGSGLSKADSKKALDAFVSSVSDTLKSGEKVSLVGFGTFSVSERGERTGINPSTKAPITIPAKKVAKFKAGAELADAIK, translated from the coding sequence ATGAATAAGGCAGAACTTATTAATGCTATTGCAGCAGGATCAGGCTTGAGTAAGGCAGATTCAAAGAAAGCTCTTGACGCTTTCGTTTCAAGTGTATCAGATACTCTTAAGTCAGGTGAAAAAGTTTCTTTAGTTGGTTTCGGAACATTCTCAGTAAGTGAAAGAGGTGAAAGAACAGGTATCAATCCTTCTACTAAAGCACCTATCACTATTCCTGCTAAGAAAGTTGCTAAATTTAAAGCTGGCGCAGAATTAGCTGATGCTATAAAATAA
- the argS gene encoding arginine--tRNA ligase gives MNIENKIVVSVINGLKSLYGQEISTAQVQLQKTKKEFEGHLTLVVFPFLKMSKKKPEQTAQEIGEYLLANDSSISAFNVIKGFLNLTIASSFWIELLNSIHGEKKYGITPTHENSPLVMIEYSSPNTNKPLHLGHVRNNLLGHALANIMMANGNKVVKTNIVNDRGIHICKSMLAWKKYGNGETPESSGKKGDHLVGDYYVSFDKHYKAELAELQAKGLSKEEAEAQSPLMNEAREMLIKWEAGDPEVRKLWEMMNEWVYAGFNETYKKLGVSFDKIYYESNTYLEGKDKVMEGLEKGFFYQKEDGSVWADLTGDGLDHKLLLRSDSTSVYMTQDIGTAKLRFADFPINKMIYVVGNEQNYHFQVLSILLDKLGFEWGKDLVHFSYGMVELPEGKMKSREGTVVDADDLVEEMVSTAKETSKELGKLDGCTDEEANNIARIVGMGALKYFILKVDARKNMTFNPKESIDFNGNTGPFIQYTYARIQSVLRKAAETNIAIPEILPLNITLNEKEEGLIQMLSEFTGVVKQAGTEYSPSVIANYTYDLVKEYNQFYHDFSILREENGDLKIFRLVLSSNIGKVIKLAMELLGIEVPERM, from the coding sequence ATGAATATAGAAAACAAAATAGTCGTTTCGGTCATTAACGGGCTGAAGTCGCTATACGGACAAGAAATTTCCACCGCACAGGTGCAACTGCAAAAGACCAAAAAAGAGTTTGAAGGACACCTTACATTAGTTGTGTTTCCTTTTCTGAAAATGTCAAAGAAAAAACCGGAGCAAACCGCTCAGGAAATTGGTGAGTACCTGTTAGCCAATGATTCTTCCATTTCAGCTTTCAATGTAATCAAAGGATTCCTCAATCTTACCATCGCTTCTTCATTTTGGATTGAACTACTGAATTCTATCCATGGAGAAAAAAAATATGGAATTACTCCTACTCATGAGAATTCCCCATTGGTAATGATTGAATATTCCTCTCCAAATACTAACAAACCTCTTCACTTAGGACATGTGCGCAATAACCTTCTGGGTCATGCACTTGCCAATATCATGATGGCTAATGGTAACAAAGTAGTTAAGACTAATATTGTTAACGACCGCGGTATCCATATATGCAAATCAATGCTTGCCTGGAAGAAATACGGAAACGGCGAAACACCTGAATCATCAGGCAAGAAAGGCGACCACCTGGTTGGAGATTACTATGTATCTTTTGACAAGCATTACAAAGCTGAATTAGCAGAACTGCAGGCTAAGGGTCTTAGCAAAGAAGAGGCTGAAGCACAATCTCCGCTGATGAACGAAGCTCGTGAAATGTTGATAAAGTGGGAAGCAGGAGATCCTGAAGTAAGAAAGCTTTGGGAAATGATGAACGAATGGGTTTATGCCGGCTTCAATGAAACTTACAAGAAACTAGGCGTAAGCTTCGATAAGATATACTATGAATCAAATACTTATCTGGAAGGAAAAGATAAAGTGATGGAAGGTCTTGAAAAGGGTTTCTTCTACCAGAAGGAGGACGGCTCTGTGTGGGCAGACCTTACCGGAGATGGGCTTGATCATAAGCTTTTGCTTCGTTCAGACAGTACTTCTGTTTACATGACTCAGGATATTGGTACGGCTAAGTTGCGCTTTGCCGATTTTCCCATCAATAAAATGATTTATGTTGTAGGTAACGAACAAAACTATCACTTCCAAGTTCTATCTATCTTACTTGATAAGCTTGGTTTTGAGTGGGGAAAAGATCTGGTACACTTCTCTTATGGAATGGTAGAACTACCGGAAGGTAAAATGAAGTCCCGTGAAGGGACAGTGGTAGACGCCGATGACTTAGTAGAAGAGATGGTAAGCACCGCCAAAGAAACCTCTAAAGAACTGGGTAAGCTGGACGGCTGTACAGATGAAGAGGCAAATAACATTGCCCGTATTGTGGGAATGGGTGCACTTAAATACTTTATTTTAAAGGTAGATGCCCGCAAAAATATGACCTTTAACCCTAAAGAATCTATCGATTTCAATGGCAATACAGGTCCTTTTATTCAATACACCTACGCTCGTATCCAGTCTGTTCTTCGTAAAGCAGCAGAAACAAATATCGCTATACCAGAGATTCTGCCATTGAATATCACTTTAAACGAAAAAGAAGAAGGGTTAATCCAGATGTTATCTGAATTCACAGGAGTAGTAAAACAGGCAGGAACAGAATACAGCCCGTCAGTTATAGCCAACTATACTTACGACCTGGTAAAAGAGTACAATCAGTTCTATCACGACTTCAGTATCCTTCGTGAAGAGAACGGGGATCTGAAGATATTCCGTTTAGTATTGTCTTCCAATATTGGCAAGGTGATTAAACTGGCAATGGAATTACTTGGAATAGAAGTTCCGGAAAGAATGTAA
- the topA gene encoding type I DNA topoisomerase, translated as MQKNLVIVESPAKAKTIEKFLGKDFKVLSSYGHIRDLKKKEFSIDIENNFEPKYEIPVDKKKLVGELKAEAKDAETVWLASDEDREGEAISWHLYEVLGLKPENTKRIVFHEITKTAILKAIEQPRDIDINLVNAQQARRILDRIVGFELSPILWKKVKPALSAGRVQSVTVRLVVEREREIQAFQVDAAYRVIAVFLVPGQDGKFVEMKAELARRLKTKEEAKAFLETCKNATFTIEDISMRPLKKSPAAPFTTSTLQQEAARKLGFTVAQTMSVAQKLYEAGKITYMRTDSVNLSDYAVAGSKDAITNIMGEEYVKLRHFETKSKGAQEAHEAIRPTYMDKQAVDGTSQEKKLYDLIWKRTIASQMAEAELEKTTATIVLNNASEKFVAVGEVVKFDGFLRVYKESFDDDNEQEDESRLLPPMKKGQVLERKEIAATERFTQHPARYTEASLVRKLEELGIGRPSTYAPTISTIQKREYVVKEDREGEERSYQQLLLNDSSLVETTRTETVGVEKSKLFPTDTGTVVNDFLTEYFPDILDYNFTASVEKEFDEVADGEKQWTDTMKDFYTKFHPAVEKTLAIKTEHKVGERLLGVEPATGKPVSVKIGRFGPVVQIGSADDEEKPRFAQMKKGQSMETILLEEALELFKLPRTLGDFEDKTVVIGTGRFGPYARHDAKFISLPKDADPMEITLEEAIELIKAKRIAEAQKIIKTFEEEPELQILNGRFGPYIAYKKTNYKIPKDVVPQDLNLPTCLEIVRLQDEKPATSKRGRYAKKK; from the coding sequence ATGCAAAAGAACCTTGTTATTGTCGAGTCTCCGGCTAAAGCTAAAACAATTGAGAAATTCTTAGGGAAGGATTTTAAAGTTCTTTCCAGCTATGGTCATATCAGAGACCTGAAGAAAAAAGAATTTAGTATTGATATAGAGAATAACTTTGAGCCAAAGTATGAAATCCCTGTTGATAAGAAAAAGCTTGTAGGTGAGCTAAAGGCTGAAGCGAAAGATGCAGAGACTGTATGGCTTGCTTCCGATGAGGACCGTGAAGGAGAAGCTATTTCTTGGCACTTGTATGAAGTCCTGGGGTTGAAGCCGGAAAATACCAAACGAATTGTTTTCCATGAGATCACTAAAACTGCTATACTAAAGGCTATTGAACAGCCCAGAGATATAGATATAAATTTAGTCAATGCCCAACAGGCTCGTCGTATTCTCGATCGTATTGTTGGTTTTGAACTTTCCCCCATTCTTTGGAAGAAAGTTAAGCCTGCCTTGTCTGCTGGACGTGTGCAATCTGTAACTGTGCGACTGGTCGTGGAACGTGAACGTGAAATTCAGGCATTTCAGGTAGATGCTGCTTATCGTGTTATAGCCGTATTCCTGGTTCCTGGCCAAGATGGCAAGTTTGTAGAAATGAAAGCAGAACTTGCACGTCGGTTAAAGACTAAAGAAGAAGCCAAAGCTTTCCTTGAAACCTGCAAGAATGCTACCTTCACAATTGAAGATATCAGCATGCGACCTTTGAAGAAGAGTCCGGCTGCACCTTTTACTACTTCAACATTGCAACAGGAAGCGGCTCGCAAACTTGGATTCACTGTGGCTCAGACAATGTCCGTGGCACAGAAACTCTATGAAGCTGGAAAAATCACATACATGCGTACTGACTCCGTGAATCTTTCTGATTATGCAGTAGCTGGAAGTAAAGACGCAATAACCAATATAATGGGCGAAGAATATGTGAAACTTCGTCATTTCGAGACTAAGAGCAAGGGAGCTCAGGAGGCCCACGAAGCAATCCGTCCTACTTACATGGATAAACAGGCGGTTGACGGTACATCTCAGGAGAAGAAGTTGTATGATCTAATCTGGAAACGTACCATTGCTTCACAAATGGCTGAAGCTGAATTGGAAAAAACCACAGCTACCATTGTTTTAAATAATGCATCAGAGAAGTTTGTTGCAGTAGGTGAAGTTGTGAAATTCGACGGTTTCCTTCGTGTTTACAAAGAATCCTTCGATGATGACAATGAGCAGGAAGACGAAAGCCGTCTGCTTCCTCCTATGAAAAAAGGACAAGTGCTTGAAAGAAAAGAAATTGCTGCAACTGAACGTTTTACTCAGCATCCGGCACGCTATACAGAAGCAAGTCTGGTTCGTAAACTGGAAGAACTTGGAATTGGTCGTCCATCTACCTATGCTCCAACCATTTCTACTATTCAGAAACGTGAATATGTGGTGAAGGAAGACAGAGAGGGAGAAGAACGTTCTTATCAGCAATTGTTGTTAAACGATTCCTCTTTAGTGGAAACAACCAGAACAGAAACTGTAGGTGTTGAGAAATCCAAACTCTTCCCAACGGATACCGGTACTGTGGTGAATGACTTCCTTACGGAATATTTCCCGGATATTCTTGACTATAACTTCACTGCAAGTGTAGAAAAAGAGTTTGATGAGGTTGCTGATGGTGAGAAGCAATGGACAGATACCATGAAAGACTTCTATACGAAGTTCCATCCTGCTGTTGAAAAGACCCTGGCCATTAAAACAGAGCACAAGGTGGGCGAACGTTTACTTGGAGTTGAACCTGCTACAGGCAAACCTGTTTCAGTGAAGATTGGTCGTTTTGGACCGGTTGTTCAAATCGGTTCGGCTGATGATGAAGAAAAGCCCCGGTTTGCTCAGATGAAGAAGGGGCAATCTATGGAGACCATTTTGCTCGAAGAAGCGCTGGAGCTATTTAAACTTCCTCGTACTCTGGGTGATTTTGAAGATAAAACCGTTGTAATTGGCACAGGTCGTTTTGGTCCTTATGCTCGTCATGACGCTAAGTTTATCTCTCTTCCTAAAGATGCTGATCCAATGGAAATTACTTTAGAGGAAGCCATTGAATTGATAAAGGCAAAACGTATTGCTGAGGCACAGAAGATCATCAAAACATTTGAAGAAGAACCGGAACTCCAGATTTTAAATGGTCGTTTTGGTCCTTATATTGCTTATAAGAAGACGAATTATAAGATACCTAAGGATGTAGTTCCACAGGACTTGAATCTGCCTACTTGTCTTGAGATCGTTCGATTGCAGGATGAAAAGCCTGCTACTTCGAAGCGTGGACGATATGCTAAAAAGAAATAA
- a CDS encoding TonB-dependent receptor has product MKQINNVLFATAFLSLSLSAAAQTAKTARKDSTLNRVVIVEKEYNPDIMDASKVNVLPKVQEPSVSKKKIEYNTSVLPFSAFNDVMQPVTLNLGQEKAKKGYARLGYGNNGNVDAKINYLFNFSKRDQLGVSASLDGMNATLKLPEIFETTYLNRDWKSRYYRSKLDVDYQHQFDKMTFDAAINMGTDNFNYHPFLVFETFDNFAAYTSTDKQHHSKWDLHAGVKSMDKNLPLQFQAETDFLFFKQSYSSGLQSNPDRLTERIWRTKGDVYGMINEEQQVGIKAEMNNVFYTSEYYKNYSSVELNPYYTFSNDLWKVRLGAHVDLSFGKGKGIQVAPDIDVQYLFSKSYVAYLKIGGGRNLNDFRRLESLNPYSNFHFKQLNNSYNQLDAVCGLKANVGTGFWFDVFSGYSVFTDDLCFLSLESNIYALPAVINSDTKHFYVGSNLKYNYKGIVDFSLKETYYAWSKSGEAPILMKPKFDFQFNADIKLLPELTLNAGYRYIKRNKVELISPYGISGLIKLDPISDLSLGATYDLFNGVSIFARINNILNQTYQYNYSYPAQGINFLGGVSFRF; this is encoded by the coding sequence ATGAAACAAATAAATAATGTGCTGTTTGCCACAGCTTTTTTATCCTTATCGCTTAGTGCGGCAGCCCAGACTGCTAAGACAGCCAGGAAAGATTCAACGCTTAACCGTGTAGTTATTGTTGAGAAAGAGTATAATCCGGATATAATGGATGCTTCTAAAGTGAATGTGCTTCCTAAAGTACAGGAACCTTCAGTGAGTAAAAAGAAGATAGAATATAATACTTCAGTGCTTCCTTTCAGTGCTTTTAATGATGTAATGCAGCCTGTGACATTGAATCTGGGTCAGGAAAAAGCAAAGAAAGGATATGCTCGTTTGGGATATGGTAATAATGGAAATGTAGATGCAAAGATCAATTATTTATTTAATTTTTCTAAACGTGATCAACTTGGAGTATCAGCAAGTCTGGATGGAATGAATGCGACCCTGAAATTGCCTGAAATCTTTGAAACTACTTATCTGAATCGAGACTGGAAATCCCGCTATTATCGCTCAAAGCTGGATGTGGATTATCAGCATCAGTTTGATAAGATGACCTTTGATGCAGCAATTAATATGGGAACCGATAACTTTAATTATCACCCTTTTCTTGTTTTTGAGACTTTTGATAATTTTGCAGCATATACATCAACAGATAAGCAACATCATTCTAAATGGGATCTTCATGCAGGAGTAAAGTCAATGGATAAGAATTTGCCTTTGCAATTTCAGGCTGAGACTGATTTCCTTTTTTTCAAACAATCTTATTCTAGCGGATTACAGTCTAATCCTGATAGATTGACCGAAAGAATCTGGCGTACAAAAGGAGATGTTTACGGAATGATTAATGAGGAACAGCAAGTAGGAATCAAGGCTGAGATGAATAATGTGTTTTATACGTCGGAATATTATAAGAACTATTCTTCAGTTGAATTGAACCCTTATTATACCTTCTCAAACGATTTATGGAAAGTGAGACTTGGTGCGCATGTAGACTTGTCTTTCGGGAAAGGTAAGGGGATTCAGGTTGCCCCGGATATAGATGTGCAATATCTTTTTTCAAAGAGTTATGTTGCTTATCTGAAAATTGGAGGAGGAAGAAATCTGAACGATTTTCGCCGTCTGGAATCTTTGAATCCATATTCTAATTTTCATTTTAAGCAGTTGAATAACTCTTATAACCAGTTGGATGCAGTTTGTGGATTGAAAGCGAATGTTGGAACAGGATTCTGGTTTGATGTTTTCTCAGGATACAGCGTTTTTACTGACGATCTGTGTTTTCTTAGCCTGGAAAGTAATATCTATGCCTTGCCAGCTGTGATAAACTCTGATACTAAGCATTTTTATGTTGGCTCGAATCTAAAATATAACTATAAAGGAATTGTGGATTTTTCTTTGAAAGAGACATATTATGCCTGGTCAAAAAGCGGAGAAGCTCCTATTTTGATGAAGCCTAAATTTGATTTTCAATTTAATGCAGATATTAAACTTCTCCCGGAATTAACTTTAAATGCCGGATATCGGTATATTAAACGTAACAAGGTAGAATTAATTTCTCCGTATGGTATATCTGGTTTAATCAAATTAGATCCGATTAGTGACTTAAGTTTAGGTGCTACATATGACTTGTTTAATGGCGTTTCAATCTTTGCACGCATTAACAATATATTAAATCAGACATATCAGTATAATTATTCATATCCTGCCCAGGGTATCAATTTTCTTGGAGGAGTAAGTTTCCGGTTTTAG
- a CDS encoding tetratricopeptide repeat protein, translated as MRIRRTLLVFQFISGFPIFVTAQQSSTITSYVRSFENGKELFQQKIYSSARQVLKTFVQQKEDADLIQEAEYMIACTSYELNEKNRIAELHGYLNKYPDSYHSNRINSLIASAYYFDKEYKEAVALFYHCNPDLLSREECQDITFRMAMANLMTGDLVQSATWFRTLQHVGTKYSADCCYYLAYIDYTKQEYDTALKGFLSLEGEQTYGELVPAFIGEIYLKQNRYEDAAKEAQQCIERYPQGKQITQLQRILGESYYHTAQYSKAVDAFNQYIASAKEPSREALYLLGLSYYETNVYSQAAETLGRVVTVKDALTQNAYLHLGFSYLQLVEKNKARMAFEQASSSDYDLKVKEQALYNYALCIHETSYSAFGQSVTVFEHFLNEFPSSVYAEKVSDYLVEVYMNSKSYAAALKSIEKISRPGTRIMEAKQNVLFQLGTESFANADFKQAINYFDRSLEIGQYNAQTKADTYYWRAEAYYRQEKFTQAGQGFQNYLQLTQTKGTEMYSLAHYNMGYVYFKQKNYSTALSWFLKYMAQGNNTDQKTVLSDTYNRVGDCYFYSREFATARKNYAKAVATDPSSGDYALYQDAFVAGLQKNYSEKVSLLNQLMQKYPSSQYLDNALYERGRAYVMLGSNQQAIASFKELLDSYPSSEMSKVAASEIGLLYYQGDNYDQAIQAYKKVITDYPGSDEARMAMRDLKSIYIDQNKVNEFISFSKTVSGVGLIDVTEQDSITYQAAEKVYMKGEKENAKNSFISYLQSFPAGAFSPDAHYYLCTIYADQKNVASALEHSGKVLEYPDNEFTEEALAVNAGLLMNEKRYQDALPVYKRLKEKASSAENRSLAQEGILRSAYMAGEYKDAINAAADLLSNKKLTPELVNEATYYRAKSLLSLQENKSAIKDLQMLAKDTRTLYGAEAKYLLAQLYFNEGQTALAEKEVLNYIDQSTPHAYWLARSFVLLSDIYTSMNKKLDAKQYLLSLQQNYTENDDIQEMINSRLTKLK; from the coding sequence ATGAGAATAAGAAGAACTCTGCTTGTATTTCAGTTTATTAGTGGTTTCCCTATATTTGTTACTGCTCAGCAGTCCTCAACAATAACTTCTTATGTTCGTTCATTTGAGAATGGGAAAGAACTTTTTCAGCAAAAAATTTATTCATCGGCTCGCCAGGTATTGAAAACATTTGTTCAGCAAAAGGAAGATGCAGATTTAATTCAGGAGGCAGAATACATGATTGCATGTACATCCTATGAGTTAAATGAAAAAAATCGCATTGCTGAGCTGCATGGTTATCTGAATAAATATCCGGATTCTTACCATTCAAACAGAATAAATTCTTTAATTGCTTCTGCCTATTATTTTGATAAAGAGTATAAAGAAGCGGTTGCTCTTTTTTATCATTGCAACCCCGACTTACTTAGCAGGGAGGAGTGCCAGGATATTACTTTCCGTATGGCAATGGCCAACCTGATGACGGGAGACCTTGTTCAGTCTGCTACCTGGTTCAGAACATTGCAGCATGTGGGTACTAAATATTCTGCAGATTGCTGTTATTACCTGGCTTATATTGATTATACGAAGCAAGAGTACGATACAGCGCTTAAGGGTTTCCTTTCTCTGGAAGGGGAACAGACTTACGGAGAATTGGTTCCAGCTTTTATTGGCGAGATTTATTTAAAGCAGAACAGGTATGAAGATGCTGCGAAAGAAGCACAACAATGCATCGAACGATATCCGCAAGGAAAACAAATAACTCAGCTGCAACGCATTCTGGGAGAATCTTATTATCATACCGCTCAATATTCAAAGGCAGTGGATGCTTTTAATCAATATATTGCTTCTGCAAAGGAACCTTCACGGGAAGCTCTTTATTTATTAGGACTTTCCTATTATGAGACGAATGTATACTCTCAGGCTGCCGAAACGCTGGGCAGGGTGGTAACTGTCAAGGATGCCTTAACCCAGAATGCTTATCTTCATCTGGGCTTTTCTTATCTGCAGTTAGTGGAGAAAAACAAAGCGAGAATGGCTTTTGAACAGGCTTCCTCTTCCGATTATGATTTAAAAGTAAAAGAACAGGCTCTATATAATTATGCTTTGTGTATTCACGAAACTTCATATTCGGCTTTCGGTCAGTCGGTAACGGTTTTTGAACACTTCCTCAATGAATTTCCCTCTTCTGTTTATGCTGAAAAGGTGAGCGATTACCTGGTGGAAGTTTATATGAATAGTAAGAGTTATGCTGCAGCATTGAAATCTATCGAGAAGATATCACGGCCCGGTACACGAATCATGGAAGCTAAACAGAATGTCCTGTTTCAATTGGGCACGGAGAGTTTTGCCAATGCGGATTTTAAACAGGCTATAAATTATTTTGACCGTTCTCTGGAGATTGGTCAATATAACGCTCAGACTAAAGCGGATACTTATTACTGGAGAGCAGAAGCTTATTATCGTCAGGAGAAGTTTACTCAGGCCGGACAAGGTTTTCAGAACTATTTGCAGCTAACTCAGACCAAAGGAACAGAGATGTATTCATTGGCTCACTATAATATGGGATATGTTTATTTCAAACAAAAGAATTATTCCACAGCACTGAGTTGGTTCTTGAAATATATGGCTCAGGGTAATAATACAGATCAGAAAACAGTATTGTCTGATACTTATAATCGTGTTGGGGACTGCTATTTCTATTCAAGAGAGTTTGCTACTGCCCGGAAGAATTATGCGAAAGCTGTTGCAACAGATCCATCATCCGGTGATTATGCTTTGTATCAGGATGCATTTGTGGCCGGATTACAGAAAAATTATTCCGAAAAGGTTTCGCTGCTGAATCAGTTAATGCAGAAATATCCTTCTTCACAATACCTCGACAATGCCCTTTATGAAAGAGGACGGGCATATGTGATGCTGGGAAGTAATCAACAAGCCATTGCTTCATTTAAAGAATTACTAGATAGTTATCCATCAAGTGAAATGAGCAAGGTTGCGGCTAGCGAGATTGGGCTCTTGTATTATCAGGGAGATAATTATGATCAGGCTATTCAGGCTTACAAGAAAGTAATTACTGACTATCCGGGAAGCGATGAGGCTCGTATGGCTATGCGTGATTTGAAATCAATCTATATTGATCAGAATAAAGTAAATGAGTTTATATCTTTCTCAAAGACTGTTTCCGGAGTGGGACTTATTGATGTAACTGAACAAGATTCTATCACTTATCAGGCTGCAGAGAAAGTTTACATGAAAGGAGAAAAAGAGAATGCTAAAAACAGTTTTATCTCTTATCTGCAAAGTTTTCCTGCAGGTGCTTTCAGTCCTGATGCTCATTACTATTTGTGTACTATCTATGCAGACCAGAAGAATGTAGCTTCAGCATTGGAACATTCAGGAAAAGTTCTGGAATATCCTGATAATGAATTTACTGAAGAAGCCTTGGCTGTTAATGCCGGACTTTTGATGAATGAAAAGAGGTATCAGGATGCTTTGCCGGTTTATAAAAGATTAAAAGAAAAAGCGTCATCAGCAGAGAATCGTTCTCTTGCTCAGGAAGGCATTTTACGAAGTGCTTATATGGCCGGGGAGTACAAAGATGCTATTAATGCTGCCGCAGATCTATTATCCAATAAAAAACTTACGCCCGAACTTGTGAACGAGGCTACTTATTACAGGGCTAAGTCTCTCTTGTCTCTACAAGAAAACAAGTCGGCAATCAAAGATTTGCAGATGCTGGCAAAAGATACACGCACACTTTATGGTGCTGAAGCAAAATATTTATTAGCTCAACTTTATTTTAATGAAGGACAGACTGCTTTGGCTGAAAAAGAAGTCTTGAACTATATTGATCAAAGTACGCCTCATGCTTACTGGCTGGCCCGCAGTTTTGTGCTTCTTTCGGATATATATACTTCTATGAACAAGAAACTGGATGCAAAACAATATTTGTTGAGTCTGCAGCAAAATTATACTGAGAATGATGATATTCAGGAAATGATTAACAGCCGGTTGACAAAACTAAAATAA